GCAACATGCGCAGGCGAGTACTGCTGGGTGCGGCGGCAGCCGCCGTGACGCTGGCGGTGTCCGACCCCGTCAGGGCGAACGCCGCACCGGCCGGCACTCGATACCTGGGCATGTTCCGGGAACAGGACCCGGCGGCCATCGCCGCCGACGTGAAGGCCCTGTACGGCGTCACCCCGGCCAGCGTCATGTGGTTCGACAGCTGGGCGAGCGGACGCGCCTTCCCGGTGAACGAGGCCAAGCTGCTCTGGCGCCGCGGCATCATGCCGCACTACACCTGGGAGCCCTGGAACACCGCCCTCGCCGTGAACGACCCCGCGCAGATCCACCTCGGCGACATCCTCGACGGCGCCTGGGACGACTACATCGTGGCCCGCGCCCGGGAGTTCGCCGCCGTGCGGCAGCCGATCCTGGTCCGCTGGGCGCACGAGTTCAACGGAAACTGGTACCCGTGGGGCATCGCCAACAACGATCAAGACCCGTCACGGTACGCGTCGGCGTACCGGTACGTGCACGACCTCGTCGAGGCGAGCGGGGCGCGCAACGTGCAGTGGGTGTGGGCGTTCAACAACGGCTCGTCGCCGGACGAGGCCTACAACGACCCGGCGGCCGCGTACCCCGGTGACGACTACGTCGACTGGGTGGGGATCGACGGCTACAACTGGGGATTCGGACCGTCCTGGGATCCGGCCAGCGACCACTGGACGAGCTTCGACGCGACGGTCTCCAGCGCGTACGCGAAAGCTCGTGACATCGCGCCGGACCGGCCGGTGATGCTCGGCGAGTTCGCGTCCACCGAGGACGGCGGCGACAAGGCCGCGTGGCTGCGTGACATGGATGCGCGGCTGCGCTCGGGCGCCTACCCGGACCTGAAGCTGCTCACCTACTTCGACCTGACCAAGGAAGAGCCCTGGTCGCCGACCTCGTCACCGGCCGCCCTCGCCGCGTTCACCGACTGGGTGCACCGGCGGTACATGAACGGGCGCGGGCACGAACTGGCCCGGGTCGCCGCGCAGTACGCCTGTTCCCGGCACCGCTAAGCCGACTCCCGCACGACCAGTTTCGTCGGCAGGATGAACGACTCCGGCCGCGAGCCGTCCAGCAGATCGACCAGCATGCGGGCGGACTCGCGGCCCAGCGCCTGCACCGGCTGGTGCACGGTGGTGAGTTTCGGGTCGGTGTGCACCGCGACCGGCAGGTCGTCGAATCCGACCACCGCCACGTCGCCGGGCACCGTGCGGCCACTCTCGCGCAGCACCCGCAACGCGCCGGCGGCCATGTTGTCGTTGGCGGCGACCACGGCGTCGAGGTCGGGATGCGTGCTCAGCAGCGTGCGCATCGCCCCGGCGCCACCGTCCTCCAGGAAGTCGCCCGGCACGACCGCGTACGGCTCGAGCCCGGCCAGCAGCAACGCCTCGGCGTAGCCGCGCCGGCGTTCCCGGCCGACCGCGGTGTCCTCCGGCCCGGTGATCATGGCGATCCGGCGGCGCCCGTCGCGCAGCAGGTGCTCGGTCGCCGTCCGGGAGCCGCCGGCGTTGTCCACGTCGACGTAGAACGGCGGCGTCCCGCGCATCGGCAGCCCGACGAAGACGGTCGGCAGGCCGGACTGCTCGGCGATGTCGATCAGCGGGTCGTCGCCGCGCATCGCCACCAGCATCACGCCGTCGGCGCCGCGGGTCTGCAGGAACGCCTTGAGCCGCTGCCGGCCGTGCACCGGCGTGGCCAGGCTGAGCACCAGGTGCAGGTCGGTCTTTTCCAGCGCGGCGGACGCGCCGACGATGATCTGTGCGAAGAACGGATCGCCGAACA
Above is a genomic segment from Actinoplanes ianthinogenes containing:
- a CDS encoding LacI family DNA-binding transcriptional regulator, with the translated sequence MPSPARSRPPTLDEVAERAGVSRTVVSRVVNNGPHVSRAKREAVEKAVLELGYTPNRAARALVTQQTGAVVLAVSGDGPEVFGDPFFAQIIVGASAALEKTDLHLVLSLATPVHGRQRLKAFLQTRGADGVMLVAMRGDDPLIDIAEQSGLPTVFVGLPMRGTPPFYVDVDNAGGSRTATEHLLRDGRRRIAMITGPEDTAVGRERRRGYAEALLLAGLEPYAVVPGDFLEDGGAGAMRTLLSTHPDLDAVVAANDNMAAGALRVLRESGRTVPGDVAVVGFDDLPVAVHTDPKLTTVHQPVQALGRESARMLVDLLDGSRPESFILPTKLVVRESA
- a CDS encoding glycoside hydrolase family 26 protein, producing the protein MRRRVLLGAAAAAVTLAVSDPVRANAAPAGTRYLGMFREQDPAAIAADVKALYGVTPASVMWFDSWASGRAFPVNEAKLLWRRGIMPHYTWEPWNTALAVNDPAQIHLGDILDGAWDDYIVARAREFAAVRQPILVRWAHEFNGNWYPWGIANNDQDPSRYASAYRYVHDLVEASGARNVQWVWAFNNGSSPDEAYNDPAAAYPGDDYVDWVGIDGYNWGFGPSWDPASDHWTSFDATVSSAYAKARDIAPDRPVMLGEFASTEDGGDKAAWLRDMDARLRSGAYPDLKLLTYFDLTKEEPWSPTSSPAALAAFTDWVHRRYMNGRGHELARVAAQYACSRHR